TTTGCATGTATTTGGTTTGTGGCCAAATGCGTGTAGATCTGCCAGCCTGTTTGTTGGTATGTTCAAATTTCTTAACATGTCAttaaattataaacaaataaatgcctCTGGATTTTTCCAAGGAAACTTTTATTCCTGGCAGTTTGGAGGAACTGAAACAGCGTTTAGTGGGAAAAATACACATAATATAGTTCAAAGGTTGTTTCTGAATGTGCATCTGGTCACTTTGCTGATCACTTAAACACCTAAAATCTACTGCAGCCCCACATTCGCCTGCATTAGTTTTCTCTGGGTtttcctgatggactgatgaaGTGCTTATCTTTACAAAACAATttcatcagaaatatttttaccATTAAAAATTAAAGCCAAGAAAACATTAGAGAAACACTTTGTAGatatatattcaaatataacCCAActcagcagacaaacaaaaacaaaaatacaacctCATCAGGTAAATAAATACtatttattgaaaatattgCATGTAGTCAATCTAGAACAaagacttgttttcttttatcaaCAACATAAACTGAGGTCGACCGCAGACTGCAGCCCTCATCGCAGCTGGAATGAAAATCAAGTACAGGTCTGTTTTCAGTCTCCTTCTGAGGTCTGATCGATTAGCAGATAATTAACCCGGACGTCATTACAGACGACCCGCTCGCGTGGTGTTTAAGCATGCATACTTTAAAATTCCATAAAAGCacagtctgtttttaaaaagtccaTTGCACTCTGCTGAGCTTTGTGATTACACAGAGAAagaacttaaaaacaaaaaaaacccaactgaaAACATCATTAAATGTCCTCAACAAACGGGATTGCATTGCTTTGCATTGACGTAtcccacacactgacaccatCTTGGTCCGACGCGCTGTGTGCAGTGACACCAGTGGTGAAAGTAAGTCAGTGAAAGCAGGTTTAAAGTATTGGCAAATGACATTCTAGGGACTGTAAAGAAGAAAGTATTAACTCTGCTTTAAAAGCTTGATGAAGTATAAAAGCCGGTATGATGCCCcggtttttaaataaatccacattCAGTGTCCCGTACGTCTCTTTTCTACCTGTAACCACTTCTGCAGATCTACTGCAGGATGCATGCAGACATGATGCATTTACATGTGAGAAACTGAACCGTGATTTTGTACGATTAAGAGAAAGATTGGTGGATTATAACGTATCTGAAGATTTTTGTAGtgcacaaacatttacagactATAAAGATGAAACAGGCTAAGAGCTCCTCTACAGTTAATTTAGTTTGAATTATTCTGAGCTAAAAGCACGCTGCACTGCTATGACAACGATTTGCTATTAAAATCAAAGTCATTACAAAgctttacattttctatttaaatttactacttttttttaaatgatggccaCAAACAAGTTAATAAAAATGCCCTTAAAATTCCTGAATAGCCTCTTGCTTTCCTTAGCATCCACCATAATCTATACATTTACTTATATTTATCTCCAAATTGAAAATGATCAAACTACAAGATATTCCAAAGAAATGTTGAATTGAGGACCATGTTTAGTGTTGGTAGATTCAGGTGGTGCTTTGTTTCAGCTGTTCGGCTCAGCGTTTACTTTCACCACTGAGTGTGACTCACAACGTGGCTTTAAAGCCTCTTGTCTGGGTTTTAATGGcttgtttctgttgctgtgtCAGAAAAAAGTGAATGGCACAAATGAACTTAACAgtattttcatatgtttcagAATTCCTGTAAGACAAACGACCAACAAAGCTTTAGCTTGGCCCCCCCCGTCATCCGGTCCAAGACTTTCCACCTGATCAGACTCCGAGTTTATTGGCCTGCGTCAGCACTACCTTGAGTACGGGCATGAACGCTGAGGTCTCGCTGAAGTTGCTGTTGCTGACTATGTGGGTGTGGATGTTGAGGCCCTCCGTGTAGGACCGGGACTCTATGGTCCGGGCGATGTTGTGTAGTCCTCCTACGATGGCGGGAGAGAGCTGGAACAAAAGCAGAGAGCGcaggtgagaggtcagaggtcaaagtttATTAGCTGCAGTGGTGAAAGGTGCTCATTTATAAACAGATTCATTTTGAGTCAAGTCAGGCTGGAAACTCACCGCTTGCTCTCGGAGTTTGTCATAAAGTGCTTCCAACCGTTTGTTGGCGTCATCGAGCTTCCTCTTTGTTTGCTACGAAAGTGataacaaaaagacaaaagagttAGACTTCTCACGAACGCCATCAGAACAGAGACGAGCTGAATCTTTATCCTCGTCACACAGACTCACGGGGTCGGTGGCCACGGCCAAGCACTTCTGGATCAGCCCCTCGAACGTGGTCTTCAGGACCACGTGCTCATCAGGGATCGGCTTCTTCATGACCTTCTCAGCAGGGATGGAGTGCAGAGGCTGTCGGGGGGGTTCAACCAAAGCTGATCAGACTCGTTTCCAAAGATGTCACAgctttaaaatttgtttttgacttgAAGTACATAAAGAGGGGATCCCATAAATTAAAAGATAATTAAAGATAATGTTGCTCATTCTTGGTTTTTAGAACTTTGGCTGCTTTTTCTACCATCAGGATGATTTTtattgataaaatatttaaacagagAAATCTAAATCTTAGATTAGATTAGAATCCCACTGAAACATCAGGTACCTGTATGAGCTCCCCGGTGGGGGCCCCCGGTGCTCCCTCCGTACTGGTCTTAGGCATTGCAGGGTTCATGGGTGGAGGGGagatttgctgctgctgctgctgctgcatgcctGAGTAAGGGGCCTGACCCTGGATCATAGTCTGAGGGGCCCCAGAGGACACCTGCTGGGCCTGAGGGTCACCCGCCAGTGGACCCATAATGGGAGCAGTGATGGGGGCAGGGGGGGTGTAGTTCTGTGGAACCTGCTGAACGATGATGGacacacagtgttttatttaaaagctcTATCAGACCAAAGATCAACAATTCTAGACACATGTGACGtgtcctgtttttaaatgagactTACCTTCTTCTTTGGAGCTCTGATCAGAGCTGGGGGGTCGTTCCAACCATTCTGAGGCCCtataggataaaaaaaaaaaaaacctgatgattgactgattgatagAAGCCTCAGCTGCGTTCATTAAAACACATCGGGATTAAACAGGATTAAACTCAAATCTACCCAGATTTAACTTTTCATGATGATTCATCATTTATAAATCATATGAATGATCACAGTAATTTCCATCATAGATTCAAATTTCACTCATTCAGGTAATCAACCCTAACCTGGAAAATCTGgttcagataatttttttaaagaaattattctAGCAAGTCCAACATAAAATCATCACCCAGGTAATTCTGTCCACAGTCTGATTCCTGACAAATCTGAGCCGACcagtatttatatattatatttatattatatatatatatttatattatattatatttatattagaTTTATACTATTATATTCACCTGGAAAGAAAGCTATCTCTATTTAtacattgatttatttgtttattatttcgACACACAtctatttttgtgtataaatgtgtaattctacatgtatttatttctgtcagtaTTTTAATTAGGTGAGCTGGTTCAACCTCAATGTAAAGCCGGATTGGTTACAGTGATGTGATGGATCAAGCTTTTCTCCTAACAAACCCGACAGATTACCTCATCACAACTAACAGCTGTCATCTATGGTAGTTGAACAGACAGAGTTTGTGAGCAGGACAGTCAGAGAGAGGATGATCAGAGCCATGCAGACCTGTTCTCTGAGAGGCGGGGATCAGCTCGGGGTCAGCATCAAGCTGTGTACCTGAGAATCCGCCGGCTGGAGGAAGAGGCATGTACGACACAGGAGATCCTGGACCGCCATGCTGGAAAGACGCTCCGGAGgacagaggagcaggaaaggaggaggaggaggaggaagaggtggcggcggcagaaggaaagaaaggagtttgggaggggggaggagaggaagggcaGTGGCTGATGGGAGGCTGTCCGGGATAGAGCGGAGGTGCCGGCTGGGAGGGGATGGGTTGGGTGTACTGCGAGAGAAAGCCAGGGGGGTGAGGAAGGGGGGAAGGCTCTACAGAAGGGGAGGAGGCGGAGTACTGAAGAGGCTGATAGATAGACACCCCGCCAGCTCCAGGTGGGTACTGGTTGACCTGGGGGTAGGCTGGGGGTCACACAGGAAACAACAGATGCTGTTAGAGGAAAAACTGTTGCATGTTAAACAAACTGTGTCATGCATAAGGACacgcagttaaaaaaaaaaaaaaaaaccccaaacaaacatgcTAGCGTGCTTCATGTTTATCTTGTCAAAGACTCTCTGTTAGTGACTGACAGTGAACACAACTCCACAGAGCAGTGCAGAAACTGCAGAATCAAACATTTCCAAAGTGAaatgtttgtcagttttaaagGCGACGGAATAAAATTCATATGCCGCTGAAGTGCGAcccaagtttaaaaaaattattgtcAAGGCGTTTGAGATATCTCCTCTATGACATAATGCAGATATAAAGGCGTGAAAATGTGTTAGTTACAGTTTATATATTACTCCATACTAGTATCATCACATCTTTCATGTTAGCTTCTATGTGACAGTAATTCACAGGGttgtctttccctctttctgagGTAATTGTCTAAAGTCAGCGGTCCTGGTGCAACAGAGATGACTGCTGGCCTCACTTACGTTGGTACTGGTGGGAGAACATGTAAGCAGGAGTGGAGGAGGCTGGTGGTGCGGCGCCGACACCGGGGGTTGGCATCATGTACATGGAGTTTGAAGACTCcacctgcaaaaacacacacagacacaaacaaacacaatctgaaGCCATATTTCAAAATCAAAGACAAGTGATTTTTTTCACTGCACTCGGCAAGAGAAGAAAGCGTCAGGCTTTGTTCTTCTTTCcaccacagtgaggatgaagtTTATTGCTGCAGAAAAATCCAGGGTTCCTCTGCTCTTTGAAAATTCacaaattcatttcaattcatctAATGATTGCAGCTAGAAGCAGCATGCAGGTCAGGATGTAGTGAGTGTGAGGACTCGTGGAGTAAATCACATTAAGAACATTAAGGAGAAACAGAACGAGACTGAGTGGGATTCATGCATCTACAGGAAGTGTGGGGGCGCTCATGGGACAAGGCATCACCACAGATACAGCACAGCAGTCAGGCACTGGTTCAATCAATGAAAACAGTTTAGTCTGTGAGCCAGAACagaggagagagtgtgtgtgtgtgcgtgtgtgtgtgtgtgtggaggtgggaTGGGTGGTCCGTAAATGTACCTGCTGGTCTGAGGCGCTGCCTActtgaagaggaggagggacattgGGGAGGGCTGTGGGAGTTTGGTTACTCCAGGAGGTGACAGTGGAGGCAGCCCTCATCTGAAGCGCACAGAGGTAACACACCGATGATGGCCGTGGCATgagggagagggaaaacacagaaCAATGCCACAACACGCAAGAGCATTGCACCAGCGGACATGAGAGAGGACACAGTAAGAGCCAGGGTTCAAATGACAGCGGGAGCTCCCAATAGACAATCTGTTAAAATCGAGGTCTTTGGTGGCattaacccccccaccacccccacctcctcaccTGCAAAAAGCACATTTATCAACCAGCCTGTAATTTAAACCCTGGCACAAATGGAAACCCAGTTAATGAAATGATAACGACACAACCTCAAACTGAAATGAGCACTTCACCGGGTGGTTAGTTAGTGTGGAGATGTGGTCGTTTGTAGAGGAAGACGAGGGGAAAAGActagtatgtgtatgtgtgtatatatataatatatatacacacatatatatgtatatgacccttaaacacacacagactgatggtGAAAATAATCCTAGCTAAGCTTTGATGGCTCAGAATAACTGTAACGATGTGTAGATAACAGAATTTTAAGTGTGTATCCATGTCCATCtgataaacatttaaattattctttttatctGAAGAAAACCTACATGTTTATAATGTATACCATGGCTCCTATGTGGTGCAGTAGAAAATGGGCAGAACGTACTGGCTGGTAGTACTGCGGCTGTGGGGGGGCCGAGGGCGGTGTAATCATgggagctggagctgctacaGTGGGCTGAGGCACCATGGCAGGCTGGACTGGGGTGAAGGGATGTCGGGGCAGAGCTGAGCCGTGCGGAGCCCGGGCGCCTGGTTGTTGAGAGggagctctctgctgctgtacTGCCACAGGAGCTGCCGGGTGCTGCCCCAGAGCCCGACTGAGGCGATCGCGAAGCTGCTGTACGGCAACCTGTACGGACAAAACAAGACTTGGATGTATCTGATGATTCTCTCAGACAGAGCAACGCACGTCTGAGAGGGGACAGAAGGACAAAGAACAGAATGTGGTGACGTGGTCACAGTCGTATTACACACCTGGTTGGTGTTGTCAGGCAGGTAGGTGATGGCCGTGGACAGGCTGCCCTGCGAGGCCAGCAGGTTGGCGTACTGGCTCATCTTCTCAGCCATGAGGACGCCGATAGCAGCCGGACCGGTGCGCTGGGTCTGCTCGACTGCACGCCGCAGCACCACCACCTTCTCCACCAGGTCCTGAGTGATCACAGACACATCATGATGGCGTACAATTAGGATCTAAACCGGGGATCCGCAGCTCCTTTAAATGTCCATTATCTACAATATATCAGTCTCTGCTTAGCCTTGTCAGATAACTTGAATTCTCTTTTCAAGATTAAAAACTGGAGCTGCTTTCTCAACACACCTGGAGAGCGAGAGGACTGTGTCTGTCCTGCGCTTTGGTCCAACAAGCAACAAGTTTCTCCACATTGCCGGCACAGATGTAACACAAACAGGCTTGGGCTTGCAGCTGAGGGACATCTGCCGCTTCCAGTCTGCCCCCGAGAAGATCtgacaaacaaagaggaaggaaTAAACGTTTGGCTGTCAGACAAAGAGGTTTAATAAGAGGACAGGCAGAAGGCACTGATGAAACCCTGACCAGAGGAACCGATGAAAACTAACCACAGAGGGAAGAGAACTCCTCCGGCTGAGCGTAAGTCATGACGGCAGCTAGAGCTTCTTTCCAGTTGTGCAGGTCGCACGTCTTCAGGATGTCATGCCAGTCTTTCATCACCACTGCGCTGATCAGCTgcaggacagaaacacacacgagTCAGCTACAGTGAATTCAACTCGTAAAATCTCTGTTGAAAGACAAGAAACTTTTAAAAAGATTGGTTGCTTACTTTGGTTatcttgctgtgtgtttttgtgaaatacTTCTTCTGGGTTTTCTGTAAAAGTTCAGTCCCTCCGGCGATGGCTAGAATGATGCTGTCCGCCATCCggttgtcatggagacagaGCTCCACAGCTCCCTCAAAATCTCCGGTTAGCAGAGCCTGTGTGATAAGCCCATCCACGTCTtgcagaagaggaaaagaaaaaaaaaaaaaagtggaaagacAGGACTGTGTGAGTTGAATAATGATGACAATTTCAAAGTCCACGGATAAACTGTTGTTGTCGTTACCTTGACTGATGCTGAGACTGACTCCTGCAGGGgttgaggctgggactttacTGGGCTCCTCAGCTGGAGGTGAGGTTTCAGCTGGACTGGACTCTTCCTCCGCTGGTGCTGCTGTCTCCTAAAATGGAGTAACAGAGAgtattcttcttttctttgtacTGCAAAACGGTTAATCTGACTCATTTGTTCAGTATGAGGAAATGAACTTAGACCAATAATGTGTCCAAATTCTAATGAATGATGTAAGAAGGTTTGTGCCTGAGCTCCCACAGACACCTGAGGTGTGGGTGTGGGAAAGTAATTTACccaaataatgtaaataacCTGTGTGTCTCTACTTTTGTGTGCAGAATCTTTGACAGAGTAAATCTGATGAGTTTAAGTTATACCTCCTCTAAGGGgatctcttcatcctcctcctcctcctcctcttcttcagcctCCCCCTCTGGGACAACACGGTCCACCTTTTCTTCGGGCTCAGTGCTATACAGATCGTCCTCTGGATCTGTTGGCTTTTCAGCCTGTGGTTCAGGAGTGGAGTCGAGTTCGAGTGCGGCAGCCGGCTGTAGGTTTGCAGCAGCGATCATGTCGAATGCAGCCTCTGGAGTGTCGGCGGGCTGCAGGATGCTGAGGTCTGGTGAAGGCTGCAGGCTGTTCAGAGTAAGCTCCTCCACCTAGATATCGAAGGAAAAGATGGATTCAGAGCAAGTTGGGGATGATGAGTAAGGGAGACGTAGGAGGGTCAAATGCCAAAGAACTCTGATGAATAGAGAAAAACAGGATGGTGGGTTGGCAGTCACACTCATAGATGTTATACAGCATATACTTTATGGCTATGTCCAATTTAATGGAGGGACATGTTTGATATATGATGCTGAAATTAACATCAAATTCATGCTGCACATAAAAAGACTGCAAGAAGGGATTTGGCCTGGGATTGAACTTTTCAGGAACAGCTGGATAAGGTCACACTTGGTTTCACTTTATGAGCAATGAGGGCTCAGGATTGGGTCTTTGGCCCACATTAAGATGATGAGAAGCACAAAACTGGCTGAAGACCATTTGAAATCAACAGCAACAGGCCCAGAGACCTCACACTTCACAAAAACGCTGGAGTGGAGTCGGGCTTGTGTTTGAGTTTAGAGGTAGAAACTGTTTTATCATTAAATTACACATtcaccactcacagtcacagagtCATAAAGACCACCCACAAATCCAGAAAAATTGTCAAATATATCTGTGAAAATAAGTCCAACTTCCTCTGAGGAGTTTCAAAAAGTGAAATCACAGTTGCAACACTTCCTCCTTAGGACATATAAGACAGAACCGCCCAGTATGCAGCGTTTCAGGCCCCAATCAACGGGAACGTCCTCTCTAACTCGCATTTACTATGCACATCTTTATTTGATCTCTTTCTTATTTAATGTAGTACTTCATACAGGTGAcatggtggtgtagtggttagctgACTGAAATCTAATGCAATGTGAAAGTTTAAGTTACCTTTGGAGGATCAGCAGGTTTTTCCTCTAGTGCTGCTGAAATCTaacaacaaaagagagaaaagcaatttattttttcaaaagaatgaaaatacatttttcagcacGATATGGGGCCTAGAAATACATTTCACCTTCAAGGCCAACTCCTCTTTGTTGTAACCCAGAAGTTCCAAGTATTTGCTGCGGATGTCGCTCTCAAAATtagcctgaaaacacacagtgatatttatttatatattattaaggatttttttgtttattccaGTTCTCTTTCTGAGCCACATACCTTGAGGAAAGACCAAAGAGTCTTCTCAAACTCATTTTCAGCTGCGTCTATCTTTTCCTGGCAGAAGTCCACGAAGCTGCCGGCAGTCAGAGTCCCCTGCAGCTGATCGGAGCGCTTTAAGAACGCCGTTTCTGTGACGACCTGACTGATCTGTACGACGTGTGAGGTGGGCTGCTGAGGGTTCGGGCTTGAGTTCTCCAGAGATACAAGCTTCCCACCAAACTACGAGAACAAAAGCCAAACAGTTTGTGCAGAACAGagcagacacagagcacagaTACAGGCAAGAGGGAAAGAAACGGCACTCACTGCAAACGAGGCTCCGACAGGTTTGCGGATCCACTTGGGGGGCTTCTTCAGGGGGTTTACTGTGGCTGGAGGGGCAGTTTGCTGGGGCAACTGCAGTGGGGGCAATGTTTGTCCTGTCCCGAAAGGATCCATGTTCCCAAACGAGGTGGAGATCTGTGACAGGCACACAGAAACACGATTTACACGGACTAAGCACAACTCTAATGaccaactacaacaacaacaacaaaaaaaaagaaaaacaacagtaaaaatctgtttttgtctctga
This sequence is a window from Echeneis naucrates chromosome 12, fEcheNa1.1, whole genome shotgun sequence. Protein-coding genes within it:
- the sec31a gene encoding protein transport protein Sec31A isoform X2, which encodes MKLKEIKRTAIQSWSPAQQHPIYLATGTSAQQLDASFSTNASLEFFELDLSEPSLDMKSCGSFSSTHRYHKLVWAPYGMDDHAHPSGVLIAGGENGNIILYDPAKVMAGESDVIIAESDRHTGPVRALDVNPFQTNLFASGGNESEIYIWDMNNFGSPMTPGPKTQPQEDVSCVSWNRQVQHILASASPSGRASVWDLRKNDLIIKVSDHSNRMHCSGLAWNPEVATQLVLASEDDRMPVIQMWDLRFATSPLKILENHTRGVLSIAWSVADPELLLSCGKDSRILCWNPNTAEVLYELPTSSQWCFDIQWCPRNPMVLSAAGFDGHIDIYSIMGGNSQAQSQRHADQISTSFGNMDPFGTGQTLPPLQLPQQTAPPATVNPLKKPPKWIRKPVGASFAFGGKLVSLENSSPNPQQPTSHVVQISQVVTETAFLKRSDQLQGTLTAGSFVDFCQEKIDAAENEFEKTLWSFLKANFESDIRSKYLELLGYNKEELALKISAALEEKPADPPKVEELTLNSLQPSPDLSILQPADTPEAAFDMIAAANLQPAAALELDSTPEPQAEKPTDPEDDLYSTEPEEKVDRVVPEGEAEEEEEEEEDEEIPLEEETAAPAEEESSPAETSPPAEEPSKVPASTPAGVSLSISQDVDGLITQALLTGDFEGAVELCLHDNRMADSIILAIAGGTELLQKTQKKYFTKTHSKITKLISAVVMKDWHDILKTCDLHNWKEALAAVMTYAQPEEFSSLCDLLGGRLEAADVPQLQAQACLCYICAGNVEKLVACWTKAQDRHSPLALQDLVEKVVVLRRAVEQTQRTGPAAIGVLMAEKMSQYANLLASQGSLSTAITYLPDNTNQVAVQQLRDRLSRALGQHPAAPVAVQQQRAPSQQPGARAPHGSALPRHPFTPVQPAMVPQPTVAAPAPMITPPSAPPQPQYYQPMRAASTVTSWSNQTPTALPNVPPPLQVGSASDQQVESSNSMYMMPTPGVGAAPPASSTPAYMFSHQYQPYPQVNQYPPGAGGVSIYQPLQYSASSPSVEPSPLPHPPGFLSQYTQPIPSQPAPPLYPGQPPISHCPSSPPPSQTPFFPSAAATSSSSSSSFPAPLSSGASFQHGGPGSPVSYMPLPPAGGFSGTQLDADPELIPASQRTGPQNGWNDPPALIRAPKKKVPQNYTPPAPITAPIMGPLAGDPQAQQVSSGAPQTMIQGQAPYSGMQQQQQQQISPPPMNPAMPKTSTEGAPGAPTGELIQPLHSIPAEKVMKKPIPDEHVVLKTTFEGLIQKCLAVATDPQTKRKLDDANKRLEALYDKLREQALSPAIVGGLHNIARTIESRSYTEGLNIHTHIVSNSNFSETSAFMPVLKVVLTQANKLGV
- the sec31a gene encoding protein transport protein Sec31A isoform X7 gives rise to the protein MKLKEIKRTAIQSWSPAQQHPIYLATGTSAQQLDASFSTNASLEFFELDLSEPSLDMKSCGSFSSTHRYHKLVWAPYGMDDHAHPSGVLIAGGENGNIILYDPAKVMAGESDVIIAESDRHTGPVRALDVNPFQTNLFASGGNESEIYIWDMNNFGSPMTPGPKTQPQEDVSCVSWNRQVQHILASASPSGRASVWDLRKNDLIIKVSDHSNRMHCSGLAWNPEVATQLVLASEDDRMPVIQMWDLRFATSPLKILENHTRGVLSIAWSVADPELLLSCGKDSRILCWNPNTAEVLYELPTSSQWCFDIQWCPRNPMVLSAAGFDGHIDIYSIMGGNSQAQSQRHADQISTSFGNMDPFGTGQTLPPLQLPQQTAPPATVNPLKKPPKWIRKPVGASFAFGGKLVSLENSSPNPQQPTSHVVQISQVVTETAFLKRSDQLQGTLTAGSFVDFCQEKIDAAENEFEKTLWSFLKANFESDIRSKYLELLGYNKEELALKISAALEEKPADPPKVEELTLNSLQPSPDLSILQPADTPEAAFDMIAAANLQPAAALELDSTPEPQAEKPTDPEDDLYSTEPEEKVDRVVPEGEAEEEEEEEEDEEIPLEEETAAPAEEESSPAETSPPAEEPSKVPASTPAGVSLSISQDVDGLITQALLTGDFEGAVELCLHDNRMADSIILAIAGGTELLQKTQKKYFTKTHSKITKLISAVVMKDWHDILKTCDLHNWKEALAAVMTYAQPEEFSSLCDLLGGRLEAADVPQLQAQACLCYICAGNVEKLVACWTKAQDRHSPLALQDLVEKVVVLRRAVEQTQRTGPAAIGVLMAEKMSQYANLLASQGSLSTAITYLPDNTNQVAVQQLRDRLSRALGQHPAAPVAVQQQRAPSQQPGARAPHGSALPRHPFTPVQPAMVPQPTVAAPAPMITPPSAPPQPQYYQPMRAASTVTSWSNQTPTALPNVPPPLQVGSASDQQVESSNSMYMMPTPGVGAAPPASSTPAYMFSHQYQRPQNGWNDPPALIRAPKKKVPQNYTPPAPITAPIMGPLAGDPQAQQVSSGAPQTMIQGQAPYSGMQQQQQQQISPPPMNPAMPKTSTEGAPGAPTGELIQPLHSIPAEKVMKKPIPDEHVVLKTTFEGLIQKCLAVATDPQTKRKLDDANKRLEALYDKLREQALSPAIVGGLHNIARTIESRSYTEGLNIHTHIVSNSNFSETSAFMPVLKVVLTQANKLGV
- the sec31a gene encoding protein transport protein Sec31A isoform X1; this translates as MKLKEIKRTAIQSWSPAQQHPIYLATGTSAQQLDASFSTNASLEFFELDLSEPSLDMKSCGSFSSTHRYHKLVWAPYGMDDHAHPSGVLIAGGENGNIILYDPAKVMAGESDVIIAESDRHTGPVRALDVNPFQTNLFASGGNESEIYIWDMNNFGSPMTPGPKTQPQEDVSCVSWNRQVQHILASASPSGRASVWDLRKNDLIIKVSDHSNRMHCSGLAWNPEVATQLVLASEDDRMPVIQMWDLRFATSPLKILENHTRGVLSIAWSVADPELLLSCGKDSRILCWNPNTAEVLYELPTSSQWCFDIQWCPRNPMVLSAAGFDGHIDIYSIMGGNSQAQSQRHADQISTSFGNMDPFGTGQTLPPLQLPQQTAPPATVNPLKKPPKWIRKPVGASFAFGGKLVSLENSSPNPQQPTSHVVQISQVVTETAFLKRSDQLQGTLTAGSFVDFCQEKIDAAENEFEKTLWSFLKANFESDIRSKYLELLGYNKEELALKISAALEEKPADPPKVEELTLNSLQPSPDLSILQPADTPEAAFDMIAAANLQPAAALELDSTPEPQAEKPTDPEDDLYSTEPEEKVDRVVPEGEAEEEEEEEEDEEIPLEEETAAPAEEESSPAETSPPAEEPSKVPASTPAGVSLSISQDVDGLITQALLTGDFEGAVELCLHDNRMADSIILAIAGGTELLQKTQKKYFTKTHSKITKLISAVVMKDWHDILKTCDLHNWKEALAAVMTYAQPEEFSSLCDLLGGRLEAADVPQLQAQACLCYICAGNVEKLVACWTKAQDRHSPLALQDLVEKVVVLRRAVEQTQRTGPAAIGVLMAEKMSQYANLLASQGSLSTAITYLPDNTNQVAVQQLRDRLSRALGQHPAAPVAVQQQRAPSQQPGARAPHGSALPRHPFTPVQPAMVPQPTVAAPAPMITPPSAPPQPQYYQPMRAASTVTSWSNQTPTALPNVPPPLQVGSASDQQVESSNSMYMMPTPGVGAAPPASSTPAYMFSHQYQPYPQVNQYPPGAGGVSIYQPLQYSASSPSVEPSPLPHPPGFLSQYTQPIPSQPAPPLYPGQPPISHCPSSPPPSQTPFFPSAAATSSSSSSSFPAPLSSGASFQHGGPGSPVSYMPLPPAGGFSGTQLDADPELIPASQRTGPQNGWNDPPALIRAPKKKQVPQNYTPPAPITAPIMGPLAGDPQAQQVSSGAPQTMIQGQAPYSGMQQQQQQQISPPPMNPAMPKTSTEGAPGAPTGELIQPLHSIPAEKVMKKPIPDEHVVLKTTFEGLIQKCLAVATDPQTKRKLDDANKRLEALYDKLREQALSPAIVGGLHNIARTIESRSYTEGLNIHTHIVSNSNFSETSAFMPVLKVVLTQANKLGV
- the sec31a gene encoding protein transport protein Sec31A isoform X8: MKLKEIKRTAIQSWSPAQQHPIYLATGTSAQQLDASFSTNASLEFFELDLSEPSLDMKSCGSFSSTHRYHKLVWAPYGMDDHAHPSGVLIAGGENGNIILYDPAKVMAGESDVIIAESDRHTGPVRALDVNPFQTNLFASGGNESEIYIWDMNNFGSPMTPGPKTQPQEDVSCVSWNRQVQHILASASPSGRASVWDLRKNDLIIKVSDHSNRMHCSGLAWNPEVATQLVLASEDDRMPVIQMWDLRFATSPLKILENHTRGVLSIAWSVADPELLLSCGKDSRILCWNPNTAEVLYELPTSSQWCFDIQWCPRNPMVLSAAGFDGHIDIYSIMGGNSQAQSQRHADQISTSFGNMDPFGTGQTLPPLQLPQQTAPPATVNPLKKPPKWIRKPVGASFAFGGKLVSLENSSPNPQQPTSHVVQISQVVTETAFLKRSDQLQGTLTAGSFVDFCQEKIDAAENEFEKTLWSFLKANFESDIRSKYLELLGYNKEELALKISAALEEKPADPPKVEELTLNSLQPSPDLSILQPADTPEAAFDMIAAANLQPAAALELDSTPEPQAEKPTDPEDDLYSTEPEEKVDRVVPEGEAEEEEEEEEDEEIPLEEETAAPAEEESSPAETSPPAEEPSKVPASTPAGVSLSISQDVDGLITQALLTGDFEGAVELCLHDNRMADSIILAIAGGTELLQKTQKKYFTKTHSKITKLISAVVMKDWHDILKTCDLHNWKEALAAVMTYAQPEEFSSLCDLLGGRLEAADVPQLQAQACLCYICAGNVEKLVACWTKAQDRHSPLALQDLVEKVVVLRRAVEQTQRTGPAAIGVLMAEKMSQYANLLASQGSLSTAITYLPDNTNQVAVQQLRDRLSRALGQHPAAPVAVQQQRAPSQQPGARAPHGSALPRHPFTPVQPAMVPQPTVAAPAPMITPPSAPPQPQYYQPVESSNSMYMMPTPGVGAAPPASSTPAYMFSHQYQRPQNGWNDPPALIRAPKKKQVPQNYTPPAPITAPIMGPLAGDPQAQQVSSGAPQTMIQGQAPYSGMQQQQQQQISPPPMNPAMPKTSTEGAPGAPTGELIQPLHSIPAEKVMKKPIPDEHVVLKTTFEGLIQKCLAVATDPQTKRKLDDANKRLEALYDKLREQALSPAIVGGLHNIARTIESRSYTEGLNIHTHIVSNSNFSETSAFMPVLKVVLTQANKLGV